One Mustela nigripes isolate SB6536 chromosome 5, MUSNIG.SB6536, whole genome shotgun sequence DNA segment encodes these proteins:
- the LOC132017970 gene encoding glutathione S-transferase A4-like isoform X1, with product MERFSPNQPSSLTLLDKIFFLQGHSQNHHNNSWILSQNTRDSQIYGIPQYLENPKPRVMATKPKLFYFCGRGRMESIRWLLAAAGVEFEEEFIETTEQYEKLLKDGRLLFGQVPMVEIDGMVLTQTRAILSYLAAKYDLYGKDLKETVRINMYTDGTLDLMLMIAVAAFKPPAEKEESLALVVKRAKTRYFPVFEKILKDHGEDFLVGNKFSWADIQLLEAILMVEELDASVLSEFPLLKAFKIRISNIPTIKKFLQPGSQRKPPPDSHYVEVVRSVLHF from the exons ATGGAACGTTTCAGTCCTAACCAGCCCAGCTCCCTGACACTGTTagataagattttctttttgcaaGGTCATTCACAAAACCATCATAATAACTCCTGGATCCTATCTCAAAACACCAGAGACTCTCAAATCTATGGAATACCTCAATACCTTG AAAACCCCAAGCCCAGAGTCATGGCAACCAAACCCAAGCTCTTCTACTTCTGTGGCAGGGGCAGGATGGAGTCGATCCGCTGGCTGTTGGCTGCAGCTGGAGTGGAG TTTGAAGAAGAATTTATTGAAACAACAGAACAATATGAGAAGTTGCTGAAAG ATGGACGACTGCTTTTCGGCCAAGTGCCTATGGTTGAAATTGATGGAATGGTGCTCACGCAGACCAGAGCCATCCTCAGCTACCTTGCCGCCAAGTACGACTTGTATGGAAAAGACCTGAAGGAGACAGTCAG GATCAACATGTACACGGATGGCACCCTGGACCTCATGCTAATGATCGCGGTGGCTGCGTTCAAACCCCCCGCGGAAAAAGAGGAGAGTCTTGCTTTGGTCGTGAAGAGAGCGAAAACTCGTTACTTCCCCGTCTTCGAGAAG atttTGAAAGACCATGGAGAGGATTTTCTTGTTGGCAACAAATTCAGTTGGGCAGACATACAACTGTTAGAAGCGATTTTAATGGTGGAAGAGCTCGATGCTTCTGTACTTTCTGAATTCCCGCTGCTAAAG gcatttaaaataagaatcagCAACATCCCTACGATTAAGAAGTTCCTGCAACCTGGGAGTCAGAGGAAGCCACCCCCAGATAGCCACTATGTGGAAGTGGTCAGAAGCGTTCTGCACTTCTAA
- the LOC132017970 gene encoding glutathione S-transferase A4-like isoform X2: MATKPKLFYFCGRGRMESIRWLLAAAGVEFEEEFIETTEQYEKLLKDGRLLFGQVPMVEIDGMVLTQTRAILSYLAAKYDLYGKDLKETVRINMYTDGTLDLMLMIAVAAFKPPAEKEESLALVVKRAKTRYFPVFEKILKDHGEDFLVGNKFSWADIQLLEAILMVEELDASVLSEFPLLKAFKIRISNIPTIKKFLQPGSQRKPPPDSHYVEVVRSVLHF; this comes from the exons ATGGCAACCAAACCCAAGCTCTTCTACTTCTGTGGCAGGGGCAGGATGGAGTCGATCCGCTGGCTGTTGGCTGCAGCTGGAGTGGAG TTTGAAGAAGAATTTATTGAAACAACAGAACAATATGAGAAGTTGCTGAAAG ATGGACGACTGCTTTTCGGCCAAGTGCCTATGGTTGAAATTGATGGAATGGTGCTCACGCAGACCAGAGCCATCCTCAGCTACCTTGCCGCCAAGTACGACTTGTATGGAAAAGACCTGAAGGAGACAGTCAG GATCAACATGTACACGGATGGCACCCTGGACCTCATGCTAATGATCGCGGTGGCTGCGTTCAAACCCCCCGCGGAAAAAGAGGAGAGTCTTGCTTTGGTCGTGAAGAGAGCGAAAACTCGTTACTTCCCCGTCTTCGAGAAG atttTGAAAGACCATGGAGAGGATTTTCTTGTTGGCAACAAATTCAGTTGGGCAGACATACAACTGTTAGAAGCGATTTTAATGGTGGAAGAGCTCGATGCTTCTGTACTTTCTGAATTCCCGCTGCTAAAG gcatttaaaataagaatcagCAACATCCCTACGATTAAGAAGTTCCTGCAACCTGGGAGTCAGAGGAAGCCACCCCCAGATAGCCACTATGTGGAAGTGGTCAGAAGCGTTCTGCACTTCTAA